tcttcctggggtccactgTGTTCGGTACATGACAGAGTGTGGACAGATCTAGGTGGAAGGCATCAGCCTGTGTTGCTATTAGTGATCATAATATTGCTCCTGGCTAGCCTGTTGATTCAGTTTAAGTGTTGGTTGTACCTTTGAGTCGTCAGCTGTGTGCGATGTTGAAGTTATTTTTTAATACTGTTAAATACTAAATGTATCTTCAtgaatcaatacttcatttacATGGTCACATTtatgcatttgtattttttggAACGAAAATAATTCAAGTAATATATCTGGACCTGACATCACTTAAATTCTCATTGAGCTAATTGTTTCGGGCAAGTTTAAAACGTACTAATGGTGATGAGGTAGCATCAGTGTAAAGCAGCGCTCGTTCGCTGAATACACAGTGGCATGCTGCCAGACTCTTTAAAGTGTCGTACTTTTCCATGACAACCTAAAGGGGTACTCTTAGGCTCTGGCAGAGTGGTTCAAAGTGCTGGCCTTCAAGTTCTGATCAACTGGTTACTTTCACACTTTCACTCTCACCATTGCGACTTTTCTTCTCGCTAACGATCCTGGTAAAAGCTTTGCCGGAGCAGTAGTTGATGGTGTCTTGTTGTCTGCAGGACTTTGGCATGGCTGAGGAGTTTGCCTCGAAGGCACTGGAGCTGAAGCCCAAGTCCTACGAAGCCTACTACGCACGCGCCCGGGCCAAGAGAAGCAGCAGGTAGGCCTCTTCAACCCAGACCAGGGATCCACACCAGGAAACACCCAGCAAGACATCTCCCAAACCAGTTTAGGATCATTCTTATTGTTTTATCTGATCTCGGTTTCTTGTAGAGCAGGACTAATCATGCATGCAGCACTGTTGGATGTACATAATGTTGAGTAAGAGGCCAGTTCATAGGGAGTTTGTAACTTCTTTCAAAGGTAAACCCTGGTTCTCTGAAACATGATCAGCTATGAGTTAACTCAGGCCCACGGTTACCTGCGTAGCACTGCTGATTCCTCTGGAAGCCAAGCAGGGCTACTCATGGTCTGTCCTTAGATGGGAGACCAGTCACCAGACGGATTTGGTAGTGGTGTTGTTGGGCCAGTAGGGGGTGCGCGTCCGTATGGCCTGTGTAACATCCCCTGTTCCACAGGATAGAAGAACAGTGGATGAACATTTGGCGACTCTCTGTGGCCCCTAAAGATCCAAGGGATCTGGTCGTGAGAGCAGCGGGGCTAACCCGTCGTCCTGGCTCTCTGCCACCTGATCATTCTCTGGTCTCTCATTGGACGGTTGAATCCGTCCCTCCACTGCGAGAGTCGGTGTGTGGTGAGCCTTCTGTTGCTAACCACACACCGAGTGGAGGAGATcttgtgtgtatacacacacacacacacacacacacacacacactatttgcCTTCAAAAGTGTGACTCATTATTTTTGTTCAAGCGTTTAAATAATTCAGCGAATGCTTCATCTGTCAATATCCGACTGTTGTTAATGATGCGATGAGGGTGCATCGATGTAGAACTCAAAAGGAGACCCCAAGctgtgtccagcagggggcactcGCTGTGACGGCCTCGAGTGAGGACTGATGGTTCTAAAAGAGTTTGACAGCTCCTACAACGTCGTTAACCCATGAAGCCACCCAGCAACAAGCTCAATCAGATGGTTCGTTCTGAGTGTACACGCAGAGGTTTATTTCCATTGCACGGCGTGTCCGTGCAATGGAAATAAACCTCTGCGTGTACACTCAGAACGAACCCTCTCTGATTGGTTAACGCCGTGCCCGGTCCGGGTAACGTCTGAATCACGGCCGACgtgcgtctctctcccctccgtcCGCAGGCAGTTCACCGCCGCCATGGCCGACCTGCACGAGGCGGCCAAGCTGTGCCCCAACAACCGCGAGATCCGCCGCCTGCTGGCCCGCGTGGACGAGGAGTGCAAGCAGATGCAGCGCGCCCAGGTCAAGCCCTCCCAGCCCGGGGCCTCCGGCGCCACCAGCCAGGGGGCCTCCGGGGGCCACGACTCGGACATGGAGCCCGAGGAAGGGCAGGCGGAACACCCGGAGCAGCGGCTCTGCAGGAGCCTGGAGGGCCAGAGGAacatcctggaggaggaggacgaggacgaggacgaggacgaggagtcCCTGCAGGCCGAGGGCCACTGGCCCCAGAACGCGTACTCCCTCAGCAGGGTCCCGCCCGCCGAGACGCTGAGCACGGGCCACCAGAACCACGGGGCCCGGCCCGGCTCGCCCCCGGGGCCAGGCCGGCTGCCCCCGCACCGGTACCCCCGGGAGCACCGGGAGGCCCTGGCCCAGCAGGGCCTGGTCCTCCAGTCCACCAAGCAGGCGCAGATCGTCAAGACCAACCAGCACATGAGCGGGGGGGGGCGTCCCGCCGGATCCAAGTCGCAGTACGGCCCCTCCAGCCCGCTGCCCAGCAGACGCATGTCCAGCGCGCTGAAGGCGGGCCCCGGCATCGACATCAGCCCTCTGCCGACCCCCGCCGACGAGCCCGTGTACGGCGAGCGCTTTTCCCTGGCGACCACCGCCATGGTCCACCACGGCGACGGCGACGGGCCACACCTCTCCCAGACCTCCTCctactgcagcagcagcagctcctctaAGGGCCCGGGCCAGGAGCCCGTGTCCAGCCACTCCGGCTCCTCCCTGGACGGGCTGGCCTGCTCGGGCCCCCTGCTGGAGCCGGGGAAGGAGGCGGGGTGCTCCGGCTCCCAGGCGGGCTGCGGCAGCATCAGGgtgtccagctccacctccagcctggcctccagcagcagccagtcGGAGAGCGGCAAGCTGGGCCCCGACGTCCGCTCCAAGACCTCGGACAAGGCCAAGCACAGCCAGCCGGCCGGCAGCGGTGGCGGCAGCGGTGGCagcagcggtggcggcggcggcggcgactgGAAGCCCCGGCCCTTCATGGGCGTCATGGATAAGACGGCCCGCtttcagcagcagctgcagctgcagcagcagcagcagatgcagaTGCAGCAGATGCAGCTGAGCCACCAGGGCCCGTTGTGCGGGGGCCGGACCTGGCAGAACCACTCCATGGACGTCCCGATGGGGCACAGCGCAGGGCGCGGCCTGGGCATGCAGTCCATGAGCTGCGACCTGCCCTTCGGCAAAATGCTGAGCGCTTACCAggagcagcagccgccgccgccgcacaagcccgcccccccccacgctgCCCTGCCCATGGGCAGCCTGCAGAACGGCGTCCACGGCAACGACTTCACCGATAAGTTCTGCCAGGCGGCCGCCTTCTACAAACAGTCCAAGCCGGCGTTGGCCATGCAGCACCCGTTCATGGGCGCGCCGCCCGTTCCGCCCGGTCTGACCCGGGACAACCCGGCCCGGGACAACCCCGCGCTCCACGTCTCCGCCATCAAACCAAAGCGATCGTTTATAGAGTCCAACGTCTAATTTATTTTCTGGGGTTCGTCGtcacatcgcacacacactagcaaaaaaaaaagaaagttcgacgattttcgtttttttttttttttccgtgtTTCCTCTTTAAAAGGTTTTTCGTTTGATTCAAGTGAGCGACCAACGcttgccccccccgcccccccttggTGAAGACAGACCACAGACTGTACCCCTGGcccgctggctggctggctggcggtTCTGCCAACACGTTCCACGGTTCAGCCAAGCTGAAGACACCTCAGTGGGCGTGTCCAGAACGCCGTGCTCCTAGAGACTTAACGGCGACAGCTAGCACTTTAAGAATGCATCAAGGgccttttttttcaaagtgcttAAAACAATAGATCCTTTATGCTAGCATCGTGTTATTAGTGTGCAGAGATGTTACACAGCGGCTGTGTTTGAGTCCACGGTGCTGAGAGTCCACTTGGGAGACATTGAAGGACGGGCATTCCTATGTTCTGGCAAGGATGTTGTCGCTCCTGACtgtgtatattattataaatacgTATTTCCTTTTGAGGGAAGGTCTGTGTCAAGTGTATTGACTCGTATACAGTCGTGTATtttgaattgtttttattttctgcacaGTTTTGTTGAAGATGGTGTtctgaaaatgtatttgtttaataTGTTTGTACATTCTATAAATCGGCCATTAACATTGGAAGTAAATCCTCCTTGTATCTGCTTGTTGTTAGCCgtgtagtttatttatttacagcGCCTCTGGCTTGGTTCATTGTAAAagcaatatattttatatagttATTTTTGCACAGCTACTAAGACATTTTACGATTCAGAATAATATTCGGCTTAAGTGCATGCATCCGTTGCAGTTTATAAGAAAGagttcaaaataaatatttaaaaaaatacaaatattgttTGGCGGCATTGTGCCATTAGCTCTATTTTACTACAATATGTATGTTACTCGCCATTCGTTGCCATGTTTTCAGTATTGTGAGCTGTCTTAGCTGTGACCACATGCTGTAATAGGACTTCCTGCCATCGCCATCGTGGGAAATAAAGGCATCACTAAGAAAGACGAAGCGCATTTGGCTTTTTATTGTTGGGCATAAAAACACAGCTGGAGCTGTGAACACGCAGTGCTAAAGCCCCCTCAATGGGCCTCATAAACCTTATTAAAAGCTTATTAAAAGGCTGTGAATTCATCCCCTGAGTCTAGGAGgtctttccctctccatcttACCCTAAACACACCGTCTCTTTCACACGAGGGGGTCCGGTGCCTCGGCCCGCTTCCAGCGTGGAAGTGGAACTGCTTCATGGCGTCTCGCTCGTGACAAACGACGTCCCTGTCAAAAGTTGACAGATGTTATCAATAACATGTGATATCTCATGTCTAACATGATAAAGATTAAACATACAAATAACTAAACGGTTATAGTGTACATTTAAattcagcagacacttttatccaacgcGACTTGCATCCATTCGTAGACACCGACGGCGtattcaaccatgcaaggcgacagccagattgtcgggagcagtcagggtaaggtgtcttgctcagggagacctcgacactcagctaggaggagctggggatagcaaccttccggttacaaatCAACCTGCTCtaactcctgagctactgctgccAAATTGCAAGAAAGTGTGAATAGATGAGAAACATGAATAGTTTTTGAATGATTGATGAGGGACCTGCAGGCATGACGGGGGCATTCATCTGCACCCTGGCGATAGGACACGGGAACCTGTCTGGAGTTCCTGAGATGGTGAGGCCTTCCTTCCGGACCTGAAACAACATTTGGGTTCATTGTCATAATTGGCAAATTGCACAAAAACTTCCATTACGTAAGTcactgtgggagtgtgtggggaCTGGCTGGTTCAAGCAgtctcacctggcccgagtcagactgattggactccgAGGGTGAGGCAGCACACCTGTTGTGCGTCGACtaatcaatgtgcacaggttaagCCAGCAATCACTACACACACCGGGAGATCTCATGCATGGCAGCATGTTGCATCGCCTGCTCTATAGCGTTAGACTCAACCTTGGCAATGAACTCGACTGAAAAACAAACCATCAAACCGCACCAATAAGAACCCCACAACTGAAAACCAACCCCACCAATAAGAACCCCTGACACCAGAGCTCAAAAAACAACCCCTAACCCCACCCATAAAACCCCTTAACTGGATATATAATAACCTTCAAACCCCACCCATAAGAACCCCAGAACTGAAGAACCAACCCTAAACCCCATTCATAAGAACCCCTAACCCCACAACTGAAAACAAACCCTCAAATCCCACCAATAgcaacccctgaccctaactctcGCTTTCCATTACCCTCAACCTAAGCACCCCCTTTCCCCTAAATCAATTGCGGCCCCCCCCAGGCAGAGCCATCtttgtgacccctgacctctgtccTCACTGCCTTGTTAAACCTTTGTAAAATGGTGCCCTGAACACATCCATACAAGTTACTTTTACCATACTATACAAATGCATAAATCATTGTCCAGTAGCATTAGATATTTTCCTTTTCAGTTAGCCCACTTAATCAAATAGCGCTCAAGCGCTCTCCTTTATTCATCtaactccccccaccccctccctcattctaattctaattttattttttccactaCATATACAACTGTACCATATCTTGACTCAATGTTTATATAACCTTCAATCATACATAATTTCTCTGTCTAACGATACATTCCACACTATTTAGTCCGTTGCCCTATTAtgttttcctcctttttctttAAAGATGAGTAATAACTCTTTTCCTTATCTTATTTTGCCTACGCACGTTTAGGCCCCGCTATTCCCCGCTCATCGGGACACCCTTATTTGGTCCCATCTCGTCCTCACCGCGattgaatattaaaaaaaattataaatcaaATCTTTGAAGTGGCTGTAGGGCGCCATCTTCTGTTCAGATGACTTCATCAGATGACTCAGATGAAGTTTTTGGTtggcatactttttttttattgacacaGCTCTATCTCCGGctacaaggcaaggcaaggcaattttatttgcATGGCGCATTTCTTACATCAAGCAGTTCAATGTGCTTTACAGAGAAAAAAACAGCAGTAACATTTATAGTGAAGAAGTACATGCAAACAATATAATGAAAGACCTTCAAGTAAATTACACATGTACTATAAAAAGTAAAGGGAGAAAggggaattttttttttaaaaagacctTCAGTAAGGTCAGACATTTCAGATATGAATCCGACATAGAATATAAATCGATTAGGATAAAATAAGAAAGAAGTATAAATCGatcagaataaaaataaaaaagagaaggaaaacattAGAAATGTTAATAGTATGTATCACTGAAGAGCTTAGTCTTTAGCTTTGATTTAAAAATAGAAGTTGTGGCAGCGTTTTTAATTTCTTCTGGCAGTTTGTTCAAAAGTTTAGCTGCATAAACACTAAAGGCTGACTCACCACATTTTGTTTTGGCAGTAGTTTGAACCAAAAGAtttctgtcgtcatgaaaaaaacataaggggtaacactgtcgatatttatccattgaAACATAGgtggtaacaccgtcgttttcatcaaatgaaacatgagtggtgacactgtcgtttttctttggtcgtcatgaataaaaccataaggggtaacactgttgtttttctttggtcgtcatgaaaaaaacataaggggtaacgctgttgttttttatcagtcgtcatgaaaaaaccataaggggtaacactgtcgttttttattgggcgtcatgaaaaaaaaacataagggaaacaacagaaacaaacacatacattttaatgtcatgtatatcctctttattgatgattgatttttgtgtattgtcatcgcctcagtagtgcagtggagtgcactctgcctaacctaCTGctgaccgcggctcaatttctgtggaaaacacaatatcttttatttgaaacgtaatgctatcatgtctattgcactgccatatataaccacagacatattcaAATTACAAagctcagtgggaagtggagagagctgtgcgctaaccccctggagaccggggttcaagtccggttgatgtcctctatTGGTAGACAcctatctctatttcatgcaaattataaagtccagtataaccattgtggtgactttattcggtgtcttgatggtgcattgatatgttaggaggttaacactctaaacagctcaggttcggattcctgcaaaaacgttgacagggctgacgctgttgttttttattggtcaacatggaaaaaacatgaggggaaactgttgtttttttatcggccgtcatgaaataaacactgtcgatatttatcaaataaaacatagggggtaacacttgtttttctttggtcgtcatgaaaaaaaccacaaggggtaacactgtcgttttttattggttgtcatgaaaaaaaacataaggggtaacacagttgtttttcattggtcgtcatgaaaaaaaacatagggggcaacactgttgtttttccttggtcgtcatgaaaaaaaacaaaaggggtaacactgttgttttttattggtcgtcatgaaaaaaaacataaggggtaacactgttgttttttattggtcttcatgaaaaaaacataaggggtaacacttgtttttattggtcttcatgaaaaaaaacataaggggtaacactgttgttttttattggtcttcatgaaaaaaaacataaggggtaacactgttgttttttattggtcatcatgaaaaaaacataaagggtaacactgttgtctttgtcaaataaaatataatataatatgttttttttctttagtcgtcatgaaaaaaaccacaaggggtaacgctgttgatttttattggtcgttatgaaaaaaaacacaaggggtaacactgtcgctttctattggtcgtcatgaaaaaaaacatagggggcaacactgttgtttttctttggtcgtcatgaaaaaaaccacaaggggtaacaatgttgtttttccttggtcgtcatgaaaaaaaacacaaggggtaacactgtcgttttttattggtcgtcatgaaaaaaaacataaggggtaacacagttgtttttcattggtcgtcatgaaaaaaaacatagggggcaacactgttgtttttctttggtcgtcatgaaaaaaaccacaaggggtaacaatgttgtttttccttggtcgtcatgaaaaaaaacaaaaggggtaacactgtcgttttttattggtcgtcatgaaaaaaaacataaggggtaacactgttgttttttattggtcttcatgaaaaaaaaaataaggggtaacatttgtttttattggtcttcatgaaaaaaaacataaggggtaacactgttgttttttattggtcttcatgaaaaaaaacataaggggttacactgttgttttttattggtcgtcatgaaaaaaacataaggggtaacactgttgttttttattggtcgtcatgaaaaaaaacataaggggtaacacagttgtttttcattggtcgtcatgaaaaaaaacatagggggcaacactgttgtttttctttggtcgtcatgaaaaaaaccacaaggggtaacaatgttgtttttccttggtcgtcatgaaaaaaaacacaaggggtaacactgtcgttttttattggtcgtcatgaaaaaaaacataaggggtaacacagttgtttttcattggtcgtcatgaaaaaaaacatagggggcaacactgttgtttttctttggtcgtcatgaaaaaaaccacaaggggtaacaatgttgtttttccttggtcgtcatgaaaaaaaacaaaaggggtaacactgtcgttttttattggtcgtcatgaaaaaaaacataaggggtaacactgttgttttttattggtcttcatgaaaaaaaacataaggggtaacatttgtttttattggtcttcatgaaaaaaaacataaggggtaacactgttgttttttattggtcttcatgaaaaaaaacataaggggttacactgttgttttttattggtcgtcatgaaaaaaacataaggggtaacactgttgttttttattggtcgtcatgaaaaaaaacataaagggtaacactgttgtctttgtcaaataaaatataaggggtaacactgttgtttttctttagtcatcatgaaaaaaaccacatggggtaacactgttgttttttattggtcgttatgaaaaaaaacacaaggggtaacactgtcgctttttattggtcgtcatgaaaaaaaacacaaggggtaacactgttgttttttattggtcggcatgaaaaaaacataaggggtaacactgttgttttttattggtcgttatgaaaaaaaacacaaggggtaacactgttgttttttattggtcggcatgaaaaaaaacataaggggtaacactgttgttttttattgctcgtcatgaaaaaaaacataaagggtaacactgttgtctttgtcaaataaaatataaggggtaacactgttgttttttattggtcgtcatgaaaaaaaacataagggaaataatataaatacacacaaacattttactgtcatgtatatcctctttattgatgattgattattgtgtattgtcatcgcctcagtggtgcagtggagtgcactctgcctaacctaCTGGAGACCGTGGCTCTATTTcattggaaaacacaatatcattAATTTTAAACATAaggctatcatgtctattgcactgtcatatataacctcagacttaattaaattacaaatcacagtgggaagtggagagcgCTGTGAGCTAatcctggagaccggggttcaagtccggttgatgtcttctgtttgaagactcttatttctatttaatGCGAATTTTAAAGttaagtataaccattgtgatgacttcttgcagtgtcttgatggtgcattgataagttcggaggttaacactctaactgttgttttttattggtcgtcatgaaataaacataaggggtaacactaccgtttttatcaaatgaaacacgaggggtaacactgtcgatatttatcaattaaaacatagggggtaacaccgttgttttcatcaaatgaaacatgagtggtgacactgtcgtttttctttggccgtcatgaataaaaccataaggggtaactctgttgttttttattggtcgtcatgaaaaaaaccataaggggtaacactgtcgttttttattggtcgtcatgaaaaaaaacataaggggtaacactgtcccatatttattaattaaaacataggtggtaacactgtcgtttttatcaaatgaaacatgggtggcgacactgtcgtttttctttggttgtcaggaaaaaaaacataaggggtaacactgttatattattggtcgtcatgaaaaaaacacaaggggtaacactgtcgttttttattgatcgtcatgaaaaaaaaacagttttttttagtagagctttaaaatcaattctatAAATAACTGGAAGCCAGTGTAAGAACTTTAGGATTGGGGTGATGTGCTCACTCATTTTAGTCCTGGTTAGCACCCTAGCAGCACCAGTTGGGTGATTTCTTAACCTCTCAACAGTAGAGAATAGCACATGAGCATTATTTATGGTCCTGTTAATAATAGCCCGCCAGAGGCTACCAGGTTGTATGATTGAGTTGGGGATGGGCTGGACATTAGTCGGGGTTGCGGTTGTTAGTGGAGCTGGAGGTCAAGCTCCACATACACGCttatatccaaagcgacttgtgAGTCTCCACCTATTGGCTCTGCACTTGCAGTGAGGACCACCAGCGTGAAAGTGCATTACGCGCCGGTAGTAGGCTGTAATATAGACTATTAAGATAGATATTTATTCAAGATCAAAAGAGCGAAGCCATACAGTCCTAGGACCCTCAGCTCTGGTCCTTCACGTGTGCTGCGTGTTTCAAAGTCCAAGTGACGACCCGCAAGTTCACCTCATCCAACACGGAGTCTTCCGACCTTCCGCGCACTGCGAGCCCGTGGCCGCCTCCTTCTAGCCACAAAACATCTACTGGGGCCTTCATGTCCTTCACCACTGTTTCTAAAAGGGCCTGTCAAAAGACGAAATACTGTAAGCATATGGAATTGCAAAAGATCCATGTATTACTGTTGCAGACTTGATGACACAGTCAAGACACGATCACGGGTTATCCACGCGGTGATGCATTCAAGCGTTGGGTATCGTTTACCCTGTCACACATGTCGTCCACGGTGCCCGACACGAACAGCACGGGCATCTCCTCGGGGAGTCCCCGGAGATCCTCGCTGCGCTGACGGTGGGCGTGCGTCTGTCTCGGAGGGTGTAAGGGGAACGACAGACAGATGACGCCCGCTACTGCCTCCGCCGAGGCCGCCTCGGTCAGCTGCCGGGCGAGGGCCGCCGCAGCCCGGGAGCCCATGGACCTGCCTGTAGACGGTGTGGATTGATGGTGACACAAGTTTTATGAAGGCCAACATGTGTCCATTCATTTAGCATTGtggaacacacagacaaaatgtAGCGTTTGTTGTTTTAGGAGGCCATATGACCTAAGGTCACGTGTTCTCGGtaataaaacataaaagatGTAAACCAAATAAATATCTCGCAATGCATCTGTTATAATGACCAAGTAAACCATCTTTATTCTTTAAGTAGCTGTACTGAACATTAACACATTAAGTAGCATGGAAAGTAAATCACCCTCATATTCCAGATGTGATGGTTTTTGCTTATTTTTTGGTTGAGTATATTAATAttgaaatataataaatataatataaaatataatgttTTTACAATAATGTGGCGACTCCTCCGGGGTCGCGCAGGGGGTCCTGGGAATTGgtgttgtcagttgacaaaaggggcttttgtcgttaggttaagtggggttaatgggttcgggggTGTTATTTGGTTgcgtgtagttgtgtgttgtttaatgTTAACATTGTGTATGTATCGTTGCCGCCACCGTCACTGACAATGACATGTTTGTTAGTTCGATGTGCTGTTTTCCTTATACGTTGAGGGTGTTGAATAGTGTGCAGTCGTGCAGTGTATgactgcggtcaagccagccgactcatcgagatcggcggtcaagccagccgacccagttttttgccgtacctgtatatactagccattacggtaatagcgtctcagaactagtttaaagtaaaagcattcgtcgggtacatacaaaaagacagtcaaaaaaagcaaatactatcaaaggaagtgtacggccgttgtggtattactttcaaaataaaagccaaccaaacattccaatctgagacatattacaaatgattttggattcgatttaaaagaaaatgccctgttattccatgctcatttcacttcagggttatagttcacaaccccatagGGCCACCCAAGAAgttccagaacattctgatgtggagtttcgaaataaaagcccaccaaaaattccaatatgagacatattacaatgattttggattcaatttaaaggaaaatgccctgttattccaggctcatttcacttcatggttatagttcacgaccccatggggtcacgcaagaagtttcagaacattctgatatggagtttcaaaataaaagcccaccaaaaattccaatatgagacatattacatatgattttggattcaatttaaaagaaaatgccctgttatttcaggctcatttctcttcagggttatagttcacgaccccatggggtcaagcaaaaggtttcagaacattctgatgtgaagtttcaaaataaaagccaaccaaagtttccaatatgagacatattacatatgattttggattcaatttaaaataaaatgccctgttatttcaggctcatttcacttcagggttatagttcacgaccccatagggtcacccaagaagtttcagaacattctgatgaggagtttcaaaataaaagccaaccaaagattccaatatgagacatattacatgtgattttggattacatttaaaagaaaatgccctgttatttcaggctcatttcacttcagggttatagttcatgaccccatggggtcacgcaagaagtttcagaacattctgatgtggagttttaaagtaaaagccaaccaaaatctccaatatgagacatattacgtatgattttggattc
The window above is part of the Gadus morhua chromosome 20, gadMor3.0, whole genome shotgun sequence genome. Proteins encoded here:
- the tex30 gene encoding testis-expressed protein 30, which translates into the protein MDKFCEEKVKVQFGVKLLDAVLCVPTQAGDVHTAVVLTHGAGGDMNFKHLVSVAQALASSGSLCLRFTCKGLNLPYRVRAYKAVWEYLNTLEKFSIRHIFLGGRSMGSRAAAALARQLTEAASAEAVAGVICLSFPLHPPRQTHAHRQRSEDLRGLPEEMPVLFVSGTVDDMCDRALLETVVKDMKAPVDVLWLEGGGHGLAVRGRSEDSVLDEVNLRVVTWTLKHAAHVKDQS